In Amia ocellicauda isolate fAmiCal2 chromosome 7, fAmiCal2.hap1, whole genome shotgun sequence, the genomic window GATTCATAGGGAAGCCCAGCATCTCTCTGCTCTCCCCTTATCCTACCTTCATACCTGGGGAGACACCACGTTTCAGCTGCATTGCCCCCTCCAGTCTCTACACCACCATTGACTTTGACTTAAACCACAGCAGCAGTGAGAATCACATTGTGACACAAAGAGCTGGATCCCCACAGACCAGTGTGGAGCTGACTGTGTCTAATGTGGACCTGTCACACCAGGGGAGCTACAGCTGTCAGTACAGAGTCCAGGGCAGGACTACAAAATTCACCTCTCCTCACAGCAACCCCATCACCATCACTGTGGGTGAGTTGTATTGTGGCCTTTTACTATATCAATTTTAAAGAGTATATACGGCATAATTCAAATAACGAAATATGTACTTTCTTTGTCTGtatcttgttattattatttttttaactattcAGGTTTGTAAAACAGGATAAGATTTTAATTTAGCTCAGTGCTTGAACCCAATACAAGGAGGTGCAATGCTTGTAATGCTAGTAATGaatagtgttttgtattttgtatgtttaaatTGTTTCTGGATGTTTTACTGCCTTCACTCTTCAACACTTGGATTGTCATCACAAATGATATATTCAACTTATCCTAGAGAATTACACTGATTGAACAAAGAGACACATCATCATACACACAGCAAGTGAGATATATTGCAGGAGTTCCCTTAAAGAAATTTGTCTGACCACTGTCTCGTATGCTTCCTTTATGTTTCTGACCTCCCAGTGCATCTGCAGAAGCCCAACATCTCCATTAGTCCCTCTACAGGAGACGTGACCAAGGGACAGAACTTCTCCATCACCTGCCGCTCTGCCTCCCTGCATCCCAATGGGAAGCTGAATCTCCTCCAGTCCACAGGGGGCGCTGTGAGCACAGTGCGCTCTCAATCTGTCGGCAACGGCTCTGTCACATTCAGGTTTCCCTCCTCAGTCTTCTCTGAGGATGGGAGCTACAGCTGCCAGTATCAGACCCAGGTGTCCAGGCGCACAATCAACTCCTCCCTGAGTGACCCGGCCCAGATCACAGTGACAGGTGACACTCCTTAGTCTGGAGAGATATTAATTCAGTTCTATTAAATAAGCCTGAAGTTGAGGATGACCAGATCTCAGAATTGGCAAACTTCCCCTTTAAAATTGGTTTGTTCTTCTTCCAAAATTCAGTTGTAGAAATATGTAGACAATCGTAAACatgattaaaacatatttaaaaaaacacatggtATAGTAATTCCAGGAGTTGATTTATCAcactgaaaaatatgtattctgtAAAAAGTACTTGTTCTAAGCAATTAAATACTATGGTATGTCGGATCCCATATAACTCACAGAATATTATAGTATGTACTATGTTTTAGTATAAAAGAGCAGGCCCGGATTGGCCTGCTGGCACAATGGGCAAATATCCAGTGGGCCGCAGGTACAGTGATGTTTGTTGGGCCTGTATTTGGAAGCATAGCCCACAGATGCTGAAATACGTGTTTGTTAATTTCGTGTCTCTGGTCACAGATTTGAGGGTCACAGGGGGTGACTCCTGTGCTGGGAGAGTGGAGGTGTATCACAGAGGAGACTGGGGCACTGTCTGTGATGATGACTGGGGATTGCCTGATGCAGATGTGGTGTGCAGACAGCTGGGGTGTGGGGCTGCTGTGTCTGCCCCTCATGGAGAGGTCTATGGGCAGGGCAGTGGACCCATCTTACTGGATAACGTGGGGTGCACTGGGGGAGAGACTGTGCTCTCTCAGTGTCCTAATAGGGGCTGGAGGATACACAACTGCAACCATGGCGAGGACGCCTCTGTGATCTGCTTCAATTCTGGTATGACTAAAATTCAGTACATTACCAAATAGTAGTATTTTAATGTGACGGTCTATTTTGTTTCTGGAGAAATAATTCATTTTACTATGATCTTATCATGTACtatgcattttgtttctcatcTTGTTCAAGATGCAGCCAAAAGCAAACTGAGCATAAAATGAAACATTGGTCTAACATGCCACACAATTAGCTAGGGGTGGGCAACTGTCATTAAAAATACTATCACAGCACTTAAGACCTCACTATGATAATGATATATTTttgcaatatttaaaatgtgctgcTTGATGATAATCCTGTTTCTTgtcatttatgcatttatttggaaAATATATCTATAATTTTTGTGTCCAGAGTTTGAATTGATACCTCTTTCACAGGTGCTATTGCTAAGCCCACCATTTCTCTGAGTGTCACTTCAGTTTGATGTATATTTGCATGTGTTTGCCATTTAAAAGGGTTATCTCCCTGGTTCCAAACTTAGAGGACGAAAACTAATTTAATGACCATCTTCTGTGTGCTTTACTCCACTACAGGCACACTCGGGAAGGCGATCCTCTCCCTGGTGTCTGACTATCCTTCCTCTTTGCCCGGAGAATCAGTCACTTTCAGCTGCACTTCCCCCTCCAGCCTCTACACCAGCATTGACTTTGACCTGTACAGGAGCAGTGCTGGAAAACCCATTATGACCAGGAGGGTCGTATCCCCACAAACCAGTGTGGAGCTGACTGTGTACAATATGAATATGTCTCACCAGGGCAGCTACAGCTGTCAATACAGAGTCCAGGGGTTGACAAGGAACTTCACCTCGCTTCGCAGTGACTCCATTTCCATCACTGTCGGTGAGTCAATCACTGGAATAAATTGTATTTCCATCCAGAAAACAGTGTCAAGACTCAAATTTTTGGCATAGTGTATCATATCCAGCCTCACTTTGGCAAGGTGTCAGGCTGAGGACACCTGACTGTTCCTCAATTCACCACCTGAGGTCGCCTACACACCAGGTCGTCTATCAATTATCTCTCACCTGTCCCCAGTTACCTCTCCCCTTCCTTTAGTATTTATACACCTCTGTTCATAACATTCTCTGTGAAGCCTTTTGGATAATTGCTCCGTCGCCTGACCTCTTGCTTGTTCACCTACCTTGCCTCATGGACATCCTTTGATACAGTGTTAGCCGGCCCCAGACCTTTTGCCTGTTCTCGGACTCTGTCTGCAGCCCCGCTCCTGGATGCTTTATCCCTGGCCTTGTTGACGTAACACAAGGAGAGACATTAGAAATTAGAAAATGAATAATCCTTTTTGCGCACACTTGTGACGGTTGTAAAGAACAATACCAAACTGTCCCTTTTGATTGTTTATCTGGGGTGCCAGGTATATTCTAATATACCAAAGCAGAATAAATCTTTGTATTTCCTTCCAAACTCATCACAAGGACATGGGAGTGAggctcaccccccccccccccccccaccaattCCCTAACTCCAGGGAGGTGCTATGGCAGTCAGAAGTGTTCCTCCTCTTCAAGAAAAAGACAAAGTTGTCTCCTCAGTTGGCCTGATTGCTTGTTAGCAGCTTGATAAATCCAGCGTGGGTCCTCTATTGCAATTTGCATCAGTTTATGTGTgattattaaaacataaatccATATCTACCTAACtagtaaaataacaaaactatgaaaacaaaaaacagctgtgGTTGGGCTAACAAGACCCGCCCCGTCTGGAACTCCTTGCCTACAGAATGAAAATAAGCAAAAAAAACTGCTGGGTTCCTACTTCCTCTTTTAAGCTGACGACTTAAAGGGCCAGTCAGCAAGTGCACACATCACACACTTAAAAGGTTTTTGGGACTTTCCTCCTGTTTGCAAAAATccattaatttgtgatttattcTCCCCTCTAGTTGATCTACAGACTCCCAACATCTCCCTTAGTGACTCTAGTGGGGAAGTGACCGTGGGGCACACCATTCAAATCACCTGCTCCACCGTGCCACAGTACCCAGGTGGcactttcctcctcctccacctgtCAGGTGCAGAAAGACAGTGGATgccagccaccagtcacactgCAGTGTTCACCCTCCCTGCTGTTAACTATTCCCATGATGGCAATTACTCCTGTCAGTTCAGCACCCAAGTGTCCAGTCGCACTTTCAACTCCTTGAATAGCAGCTCTGCGAGGGTGACAGTAATAGGTAAGGAATCCAGGGTCCAGAGTTTTCCATAGCATTGCTTCATATAGCTAGCTATCCTTACAGTAGTGCTTACACACAATGGGTGTTTGCTCTTTGAAATGCTACATTGCTACCAGGAGGTCACTGCTACAATTGTTACTAGCAGGTGGTCTTTTAAAGACACTACTTAAACACTCACGACTGAAGGTTGAAACCTTCTCATCTCTCTGCATACAGACCTGAGGCTTCAAGAGGGACACGTCTGCGCTGGGAGAGTGGAGGTGTACTACAGAAGAGACTGGGGCACTGTCTGTGAGGATGGCTGGGGATTGCCTGATGCAGATGTGGTGTGCAGACAGCTGGGGTGTGGGGCTGCTGTGTCTGCCCCTGGGGGAGCTGTCTATGGGCAGGGCAGTGGACCCATCTTACTGGATAATGTGGGGTGCAGTGGGGGAGAGACTGTGCTCTCTCAGTGTCCTTCTAGGGGCTGGAGAAGTCATAACTGCAGTGATGGTCAGGACGCCTCTGTGATCTGCCTCAGTTCTGGTAGGTCTGAATTACACTAGTACACTATCTAATACAAATCAGAAGTACACTTTCAGTCACCATTGGAGCCATTTTTAGTGACTCAAATTTTTTTAGTGTGACGTGCCAGGCTTACTTTCTGGAGAAACCGCTTCAAAACACTGGATTGGCTTCATTCAGGACAAATTCAAAGTTTTGATGTGATGGTATATACCAGTTGTTTTTACTCAAACTAGGTCACCAAATTGAGCAGGAAAAACAGTGCAAATTCTGAAGACATTAAACATAATGTCtagcaatgtaaacaaaccaaGTGGaactttaaaatgattaaatattgcttaatcattttattataaaactATGTAAAGCTAATTCTGTCCTATCTAGGGACAGTGTTACTCTATTAAATAACTGTAAACTGTATTTACATCTCAGCTGGTTGTGTGTGTTAAGTTAGATGTTTATCTTGACCTGACCTTCCTGGAAGAACTTTCACATTCACCTTTTCTGTCTTTTACTCCACTGCAGGTACAGTTGGGAAGGCAGTCCTTTCCCTGGTAACTGACTATCCCTCTTTTTCGCCTGGAGAATCTATCACTTTTAACTGCACTGCCCCCTCCAGGCTCTATACCAGCATTATATTTGAGCTGTACAGGAACAGTGCTGGAAACCCCATTGTGACCCAGAGGGCTGGATCCCCAAACACCAGTGTGGAGCTGAGTATATCTAATTTGGACCCGTCACACCAGGGCAGCTATAGCTGTCAGTACAGAGTCCAGGGGAGGACACAGACCTTCAGCTCAAATCACAGTGACTCCATTAATATTTTTGTGGGTGAGTGAATCAACCTTGAATGGATCTGAGTTATTAATGGCAGTTCCTACCAGTTCCCAAGAGTTTAGTACACAACTGTCCAAGCATGATTAGGGGGGGTTGTGGGAGAGACCTCAACTGGCCAACCCTCAGATTTTTACTCACTAGAGCTTTCCTGTGGCTTCTCAGGAGCCTGCAGATTGAGGTTGTTAACTTTTTCCAGCTGCATATTAAATCACCCTATTGGTGAGAAAGCTGGGTCTGTGGACATTCTGGGCTTGCATACGTTTACAAGGAAAGCATGCTTCATCTCATCCTTCAAGAAGCAGAGAGTTCTTAAGATGGGGAGGAACTAACAAAATGGTGATTCTTAATAGGATGGGTAAAAAAAGTGAAGGAATTATCTAATAAATCTTAactttgtgaaatgtaattTCTCTTCCAGTGGTTCTAGAGACTCCAAGGATCACCACCACTGCCCCCAATGGAGAGGTGTCCAGGGGGCAGAACTTACAAATCACCTGCTCCACACCATCACAATACCCCGGTGGCAGCTTTCACCTCCTCCTGTCGGGATCAAAGTTTCAGTCCAAACTGGCCATCAATCACGTTGCCATCTTCGACTTCAGTTATGTGGATTTTCATCACGGGGGATCTTACCGCTGTCAGTATCAAACTCAAGTAGCCGGCCGGTTGTTCAAATCACCTGAAACCCAGTCAGTCCCTATTGCTGTGAAATGTAAGTTGAGATTAACTTGCAATGCAGCCATTCTACAGCTAAGACTGCACAAGCACTCAATTGTACTCTGGAATTTACCAAGATGGTATCTGGCCTTTACTGGTATTCCCCGTGCTTTACTACACACTACCATGAATATATGATGATCTACCATAGTAAATGAGCCTTATAAATATGTACCATAGTATTTCCATGGTCCTGTGTTGGAAAGCACTATGGAGGCCTGCTCATCCAATTGGTAACTACTGTAGAACTGTAGTAAAGCCACAATGTTCAAAAATcctataataatttaaaaagtataaaCCTGCATAAGGGAAGCTTCTTTTCCTTCATTCAGCAATTCTTGTTATCTTTTCCAGTGGTCCTGCACAAGCCCATCATCTCCTTGGATGTACCTTCTGGAGAACTGGCCAGAGGGGACAGCTTTACAGTCACCTGCTCCACTGCCCCACAGTACCCAGACGGCACCTTTTATGTGCTCCACAACTCGCTCAATAACGGTTCATTCTTTCACTCTGAGCCGGCTCACAACCACACAGCCTTCTTCGCCTTTGCTGCTGTGGACAGAACTCATGCTGGGGATTACCGGTGTCAGTACCAGGCTGTGGTCTCTGGCCAGCAAGTCTATTCTCCCGAGAGCGACGTTGTTGTTTTGGCAGTGAAGGAAAAGAATCGTAAATTTCTATTTTTAATCTCCAAAATTACATGCTGATGTTTATATTCATAAATCTATTTAAATTGCCCTCCAGAATGCCTATTTTTTGTAAAAGATCGAATCACTTTACATATTAGCTCTTACTAAGGCACTTTAGGATGGTGATCACAATGGTATGGCATATActaatgcatacaaatacaacaTAAATAGGATGCTGCATAGAGAGATGCATTAACCTGATGCTTGTTCTGTTTTACTTTGTCTTTCAGAGTCCGTATCAGTGCTAGGAAACACTGGTAAGATAGCTATTGGTGTAACTGGGGGGCTATTCCTAGCAATAGTCCTGGGCTCTATGATTCTGGTCTGCAAGAAGTACAAGAGAAGAGAAACATATGATGCAGCCACCAGAGGAAGTGAGTGTCACTTACAACAGATTTGGATATCACCATATGTAAATGatgcatatttatataatattattctaTCCATAATTTGATCATATTACATTAACCTACTTTGCCCTTTGAGTTCATAACTGTTCTCTTCATGTAGATGTTAGTGAACATATACAATAGATACTGCATTTATATGtctgtatatgttttaatttatttgtttttgcatctCCTGCTTTGTCTGTCCTTCATaatctttgttgttgttaatggtCGCATTGTTCCAATCTGCCCCAGACTAGGTATTatctcccccccctccccaaagaGATAATTAAAGAAATTCCTCCATCTCTAAGATGATTTGAGAGGAAGCAGGAGCAAATTAGTGTTCAACAGTATATTGAAggccatgaaaacaaaaactgtatGCTGAAGTTACATTCACGTGTTGTGGTGTATTCCTAAATTACTTTGGTGTTACTCTTTCTGAAGCAATTAATCCATAATAACACACTGATTTCATTAGCAGAGACAAGTCACCCAGAATGCACAGTGTAGTTATTTACCTTAATAAGTATCTTTCTAAAAGACAAGAATGCGAAATACCTGACTTGACTTCGGCAAAAAAGCTAAATTATTCCCCGTTCGAGTGAATACTCCTGCGCAGAGAAGTCAGTCCTTTTCTCTTTATTTGGCCCCTGAGATCCTTTCCAAAGAAACCAGGCTACGTTCAGTAGAAGACGACTATATGTGAGAATTTTCTAGATCTCTTTAGCTGATCTAACTCTGTTCCCTTTCCTAGCTCTACTCAATACCTACCTCTCAGCTCAAGGTCAGCCATGTCCTGGCCTCTCACACAAGAACATTGATGACATCTACACTAACACAGCCATTACTTCCATGGAGAGGACATCTTTCAGGGAAGCCAACCATAAAGAAACCATCTACTCCAATGACAGCTCTTCATCACACCATTGTAACCAGGACACTGCTTACGAGTCTTATTAGGCAAACCTGGACCTACATTTCTCAATAGTGCTTTAAAAATTTGCTTGAAACTTTTTAGAAGGGAGTCAATGTGCATGCGCTGTTGACAAATACAGGCCCAGGTCCTTAGGACACCCTGTATCTTCTGAACtgctttgtaattaaaaaaataattcaacTTGTATCAAGGGTTGAGTTTTGCTCTGAATTTCACAACTCTTCATCAAGATCTCTACATATCATGTCTGAATTCTTCTTATGTTACAGAGCCTGGGTGATCACTATGGATTTATTATCACAGTGCCAGTCTAATATCAGCAGTATGATCTGCACATTTTGTATGTAGCACCCTAATACATTAAACATGAGTAGacctatttattcattttaagattaaatattattcatatttttgcaTAGGGTATAGGCATAGGCATGAGATAAAAGTTTATTCCATTCACATCAGCGTTCATATTAAATTCTATTAAATTCCATGTACTTTTATGGGTTGTTAAACATTGTTATGTTTAATTTCAGTTcgattaaatacatttagaaattATTTGTGTACTATAGGTATGATCATgattgtgtgggtgtgtgttggCGAGTGGAGGGGCGTCTTCATTGTAATTGAGTGTTtggattttttaataaatataatgctTATTGaacaatgttattttatatCTGGGCAAATATTTAACAAGGGAATCATTATACACGAATAATTTGAAATCAATATGTTACTGAAAATACACAGATCTATACTAATGGTTTAATTACTAACTTAAAT contains:
- the LOC136753967 gene encoding deleted in malignant brain tumors 1 protein, coding for MHEVHLQKPNISISPSTGDVTKGQNFSITCRSASLHPNGTLNLLQATGGAVTTVRSQSVGNGSVTFRFPSSVFSEDGSYSCQYQTQVSGRTINSSLSDPAQITVTDVVCRQLGCGAAVSAPHGAVYGKGSGPILLSDVGCTGGETVLSQCPNRGWRSHNCTHGQDTSVICFDSGFIGKPSISLLSPYPTFIPGETPRFSCIAPSSLYTTIDFDLNHSSSENHIVTQRAGSPQTSVELTVSNVDLSHQGSYSCQYRVQGRTTKFTSPHSNPITITVVHLQKPNISISPSTGDVTKGQNFSITCRSASLHPNGKLNLLQSTGGAVSTVRSQSVGNGSVTFRFPSSVFSEDGSYSCQYQTQVSRRTINSSLSDPAQITVTDLRVTGGDSCAGRVEVYHRGDWGTVCDDDWGLPDADVVCRQLGCGAAVSAPHGEVYGQGSGPILLDNVGCTGGETVLSQCPNRGWRIHNCNHGEDASVICFNSGTLGKAILSLVSDYPSSLPGESVTFSCTSPSSLYTSIDFDLYRSSAGKPIMTRRVVSPQTSVELTVYNMNMSHQGSYSCQYRVQGLTRNFTSLRSDSISITVVDLQTPNISLSDSSGEVTVGHTIQITCSTVPQYPGGTFLLLHLSGAERQWMPATSHTAVFTLPAVNYSHDGNYSCQFSTQVSSRTFNSLNSSSARVTVIDLRLQEGHVCAGRVEVYYRRDWGTVCEDGWGLPDADVVCRQLGCGAAVSAPGGAVYGQGSGPILLDNVGCSGGETVLSQCPSRGWRSHNCSDGQDASVICLSSGTVGKAVLSLVTDYPSFSPGESITFNCTAPSRLYTSIIFELYRNSAGNPIVTQRAGSPNTSVELSISNLDPSHQGSYSCQYRVQGRTQTFSSNHSDSINIFVVVLETPRITTTAPNGEVSRGQNLQITCSTPSQYPGGSFHLLLSGSKFQSKLAINHVAIFDFSYVDFHHGGSYRCQYQTQVAGRLFKSPETQSVPIAVKLVLHKPIISLDVPSGELARGDSFTVTCSTAPQYPDGTFYVLHNSLNNGSFFHSEPAHNHTAFFAFAAVDRTHAGDYRCQYQAVVSGQQVYSPESDVVVLAVKEKNQSVSVLGNTGKIAIGVTGGLFLAIVLGSMILVCKKYKRRETYDAATRGTLLNTYLSAQGQPCPGLSHKNIDDIYTNTAITSMERTSFREANHKETIYSNDSSSSHHCNQDTAYESY